GATTTAAGAAATGAGagtattttttatatattatttattttgttgatcTTTGTGTTTGGTATCTCAAAATATGTGAATTCACCAAACTGAGAAAgttctaagagagagaaagactttaAAAGGGCTTTGAATCAAGCTATTCCTGATAACAAACTTTAACGGTAAGGGGGTCTGCATTCAGGTGACAACACTATCAAAGGTAATTCCACTTGTGAGAAACAGTGGCAGTTTAATAGCAAAAACATGAAATTATAAATTGGTATTTCTACATATTGCTACACTGTGCCTGTCACCTGTAACATGAACTTATGCTATGTCCTGAATCTCTGAGGGGCGGCATTCCTTAAGTAGCTTTCCTTAATGTTCACCTGTATAATGTGGCAGTTGAATTGATCGTTTATATCACAGATGATCTATGGTTGGCTCTAATTTGCCCAGGAGATTTGATGGTGTCACACCATGGCAGAATTGGTGAGCAATTGGACTTCTGGTTCAGTGGTCACCAACAGAGTTCAGTGCCGTAGTTTGACATGGTGTTGTACAAATCTTtttaaaggcactttactcttttcctcactccacccaggtatgaataggttcctgacttcagttggggaatggtaaaaatggtggaaggagaggattgggccctgccttccaatACCAGTCTCTAGATACAATGAATATGAACTGCAATTACTTGCTCCTAGGGCTATAAAAAGCTTCAGGACATTTGAACTTTTGGACCATTTAAAATTTAAACCACTTTTCTGGACTTTACCCAGATACTGTCATGATCATTGAATAATATTTCTGTTGCTTTTGCTTTGCCATCATTATCActcaataagaaaaagaaagaaaaaacattcagCAGGTCAAGGTTGAAACATATATTTGAAGATGTGAATAACAGGCAGTACATGAACTCACAGCATGCCATCTCCTGCTGAAGAAAGAATGTGTGAGACCCAAGATATGGCAGAAAGTCTCACCACTCTTATAAGTAACAGTTCACCAGTTCTAACCACTCTTGTCTTTTGATGTGCTGAGCAGGCTATAGAGGCACTGAATATGTCGGGAGGAAGATTTTTTCTCCTTGGAAATAGTCTCCATGGGAACTCTTTGGACTGATTTCTCACATAGACCGTCTTTTTTCCCCCAGTACACGTGGAGAGTCACAGTAATGTCTGGGTTAACACCACAAATATGAAAATTCAAGTTAAGCTGGGTGCTATCATTTCAACTTTCATACCAGATAATTCTGTGGTCCTTACATGCATTTTTGGTCTTTTTGGCCAGATTTTTATATTGTGATCATAAGAATATGGGAAGTTCGTTTCCCCTcatttggtttcctttttttttttcttaacagacaacacatcaccattttcattttctatcctAACACACTTTTTCTTCAGACAGCCCTTCAAGGTTGTTGCTTGGACATGTTGCTCTCAGTTTCTCAGAGATGAAGGGTTTGTAACCAGTGTCCTCAGACAGATTAAGCCGTTGCATTGTCAGTTTgatttcatctctctttctcttggcgTTCTCCCTGTTCATGGCGCACTGTGTGTGATGGTAGTAGAGGATGAAGTTGTTGACCAAGACAGGCACAGTAAAGCCAATGACCAGCACACCACAGATAGCGGTCATAGAGCCAACCAAGTATCCCAACGAGGTGCTGGGTGACATGTCCCCGTAACCCACTGTGGTCATGGTGACAATGGACCACCAGCAGGCCATGGGGATGCTGGTGAAGATGTTGTGGTCATCAGTGTAGTAGATGATGGAAGCAAAAAATAGCATGCCTACACACAGGAACAGCAAGAGGAGCAGCAGCTCCTTGATGCTGGCCTTGAGGGTGTAGAACAGGATCCACAGCCCCGGGAAGTGACGCATCAACCGGAAAATACGGAACACACGCAGAAGACGTAAGAAGGTGATGACTTGCACAGCAGACACTGTAGCGCGAAGTGTTGGGCTGAAGACACGCCATCCGAACTCGATGAGGTcaggcagcagagccaacaactcaAACACTGTCATAGGGAGCTTAAACAACTTGCATTTTCTGGGGGAAAAGAGAATTCTCAACAGAAATTCGATGACGAAAAACGCCAGACAAGTTACATCCACATACAACATGGCTGGATGTGCATCCGTTTCTTCTGCACTGCTCGTGACATTTTGTGTTCTGGACTTGGCAGTACTGTTGTGTTCGTGCTGGCTGCTGGTGTTAGCATTTTCCACAGTCACCCTGAAGAATGGATGGGTCTGGGCGATGAAGGAGAAGATGCTGACCACCACGAATACCAGAGACAGGTAGCTGTAAATCTGGAAGAGAATAACGAAGTAGACAATTTGTGATGTTCGTCCATAACTCTTGAGCATGACCACAATCATTACAGATTTTCAAACAAATGAAACATTTGCTTGATTTGATGTGAGACTGCATTATTTGAGAGGTCGTACTTATGGTTGTGTGTAAGTGAGGACTGAGAAAGGACTAGAAGTTGAGAGGTTATAGACGGATTCAGTAAAGCGTCCCACCTGGGCAGCTGGACTAGAGTGAGGGCTGTTCAGAAGAGCCCAGCCTCTGATCTGCACCTGTCTCAATGTGCTCCTGTCTGTACTGGGGTCTTCGTCAATCTGGTCCACTGATCGAGGTAtgttcacctgcacacacatcatcacactaaATTCAGCTGTCTAGTTCTCTGTCCAGGAATATGTAGTGTTCCTCGTGGCGAAACTGGGGACACGtgtacaaaaaatgaataaacgtgTATCCTGGAGTTgtagggttttctttttttctttttttttttctttttaattatatgCTACAAATTCACACTTTTTACACCAACTTTTTGTCTGCTTTAAATCCTGCTATTGTTGCCTCTTGCTTTCTCCTCTCAGTCAGCTGTGTCTGGTTTGATCTTAAGTATTGGTATAGTTTTAAATCCTTTCACTCCAAGAAGGTGTAATCCACTCAAATCCATGACATTTACTTTaagttgtgtgtacatgtgtctgaaGAGAACCTGTGCAGTCATTGCTTCCACGTAGTCATCGCTTTTTATCTTCTGAGGACTTTGTTCAAGTAGCAAAGTGTTGTAAAAGTAAGGGTTATCGTCTTTTGCTATAATAAAGTAGTTTTTTCTGCTGCTGTATAATTTGTTTCCGTATATTTTATTTCCTTATTTCTGAACcccgcacctccctccccccacctccatgtggatagatagatatgtaaataagacaaagagagacaaatatcaaacaacaaaaacgttgtAGTAACTATCGCTCTTagtaaaacaaagaacacacacacaacagataaatACGATGTACACAGAAATAAACCCAGAAACCtcttaaaagaaaagagagagagagagaaaagaacttcCAAACCTGTTCGCGTATATCCTTcagcacatgtatgcacatgtcaAACAAAGACGGTATGCACGGGCTTGGAACTTCATGCTCCTTTTCTTCCCGACTTTCCCACCCCTTATTGTGGATTTCTTTCCATGTTTCATCACAGAAAACGTCATAAAAAGAATGGAGGGTGTCACGCCGAAATCCCCCTGACGATCAGTCCCTCACCTTACGGTCTTTCTCCAGTTTCTTGAGGGCTTCCAGTGTTGTGGTCCAGGCGCTGTATTTTGTCCAGCAGCACTCCTCAATCTCATCTTCGCCCACCCCCCAAAACTCCAGCTCCGTCTGAAGGAACAAACGTTTcttggtgaaggagagagacaccgACTAGGACATAGTTTCATGTCATTACTGAAAGCTGTAGTGACTGTGGAAGCCATGCATGTATCAGTCATGGCTTTTCGCACGAGGTCAAATCCGAACAACATCAATTCGCCGACAAAAATTATTATGTAATTACGAAAAATTATAGCCAAATGCACATCACATGAATGAAAAACATGAAACTTTAGATTATTGAAACACTGTTACTACTAATATCACACGGAGgttacacacaatcatacatacacgactgacaaaatatataattatcagttgtgtccgacaacgaccatcagaacagcaaaggaggcaactggtgtcccgactatctgggctagaatttattgTGGAGAGTGCTTGCACGAGTTGATTtgcactctctcgaccaagagggtttcaggacagttggtGCTGAGATtatccccaaaggccagctggcacccaaggctgcagcactaaagagccagtgcaattttgcctcatagttcgatagtcatagtccttcacaaaagactaagctgtaaatgaattcccatcgcAATGAAGATACCATTGAAaagacagctctcactttgctgttggcacacacacacacgcacacgcacacgcacacgcacgcacgcatatacagtACATACATGAAAtcaggagaggtgtgggggtgagttaGACTGAAAGAAATCCATATCCACCTTTACGGCAGGGCCACAGTATTTGATGGGCAAGTGCAGCTCTCCTGTTCGCAGGTAGTTGAGGATGGCACCAAACACATCGGGGTCCCGGTCGAAGAAGTACTGATCCCTGTCCTGCCGGTAATATCTGTAGAGAAAGGCTCCATCCGACAGGGGACTGTTGGGCAGCTTGCGTAATGTGGACTGGTACGTTTCAAAAATCGTTCCGCCGATGTTGAACGTGCTGATCATCTGAAGCAGACGGTGAACGCTGATGTGGTATATAAATAGATGattttagaatatatatatatatttttttatgtttaaatcTGGTTCATGTTGCACTTTTTAAATAACAGTAATTATCTATAAACGAATTCCCCCCATAAAGTGCATGTGCATCCATGGTTCATAAAAACCtggggttggagggtgtgtgggggacagAGGCGGTAACAACCAATATTTAGCCTGCTGCAGTGTGAGGAAGACGGAACCAGAATACAAATATACCAGTtctgtgtactgatgtgtgtggaGGAAGTGCAACCAGAAATCACCAAAAGAAAACCTGTGTCTCACGTACAGGATGGatggaacaacaagaaaaaacacttactgcagggaagggggaggagccTCAAGCTCAGAGTaaatgaacagaagaagaaatacaagaagaagatACGGAAAGAATggtaaataaattgataaaagtTTTGGCCAGTCAGATGCAAACTAAAGAGCGTGCACTGTCGCATTCGTAAGCTTTTGATGTTCGTTGATTAAGTTACAAAGATTAAATAgaaccaaaataataataataataatgataataataataagcaacgTTAAGTAGTCATGATTACACTGAACGTACTTGAATTCACCTAAATAAATCTTCAGACATGAACAGCCGCTAACCTTTTTTTAGGTATaacagtcaaaacacacacacacacacacacacacacacacacacacacacacacacacacacacacacacacacacacacacacacacacatgtgcgcgcgcgcgttttcgaTTCGTTGCCATTCTCAGTTAAACGATGGGATAAAGGAACAGATTAATGACAACTATTTTCAAAATAGATAATTCAACACTATATTGAAACTGTTGTATTCCTTTATTATCCTTTCATATCAAgcttcattttgttttctctccgtCTGTATAAATATAACACTCAAAAATGATTTGTATACAACCTGAATAATGTTACCACAAATAAATGCACtttgaataaaagaataattatGACTCGATTaaatgtcattttctttctttttgttctttttttctttttcttcaaagccAGTTTTAAGCCTTGACGTTTAtttcctgtatgtctgtccatgtgtatgtgtagcATCCTCCTCGCATCCACCCCtgtgttataatcatcatcatcatcatcatcatcatcatcatcaccaccaccaccactgccgttACCATTATCGTTatcaacaacatcatgatcaccttcatcgtcataatcatcactatcatcattgccatcatcatatCCATCgtctatcaccaccatcatgatcatacaCAATTACCTCTCCAGGAAGAGATGGATCGCTGAGGTTGTGAttgagttgtggtgtggggtCCATGGTCCTCTCCCCTGCCTTGCTCTGTCGCTGCAGCAAGGGCAGTGACCACGCCTGCTCGCTTTCTTTAGTCTCTCTGCCGGTCGGATTCTTGGGACCCATGGTGATCGATGCCTGCCATACGTGCTCCTCCCGCAGAGGCCTGGTCATCTCTAGGTCGTCTGTTGTCTCATCGTCGCTTTCGATGTCGACGTCGTTGTAGTCGTTCTCTGGCGCCCCGTTCCCTGGCCGTAGTGTGGTGTATGCGGGTGGCGGTGTTGAAAGGTCGTCCGCGTAGCTGTCGGCTGGAGTTCGGTGAGCAGAATAAATGTAGAGTGTTACTGACCCGAGGTTCGTATTTTTAGTGGGCGAAATAAAATAGTGAGCGATTGATgtggtgagcgcgcgcgcgcacacactcacacacaccgtcacacacacacacacacacacacacacacacacacacacacacacacaccgtcacacacacacacacacacacacacacacacacacacacacacacacacatacacacgcgcgcgcgctaccAAAGACATGAACGGATATAAAAGGGCATGAAACAAACCACGGCAAAATTTCTTGTGTACATCTCCCGCACCAGATCATTGTGTGAAGTAATCGTATACGTTTATTTCACCAACTTGcttaaacatacacagacaccccaccacatctgctgtaaaaaaaaaatatatatatataaaaaaaaattttaatttaaaaaaaaagggggggggggggggggggcagatgccctgaccttcacataaacccaacgcgctggtcaggccttgtgttCATTTATGAAAACTTGGAACAAATATAGGATACAGAAAACTTGTTTAGAGTTTTGTCCACACATTAAACATATCCAAACTCCAGATAGTCGTTCACCgatttttttctgctttcattGAAACACACCATCTCAGCAAATAGACTGTTGAgtcacttatcttttttttttctttctacttcgAGATAAAACTCTGCCGGCACACACTGAgcagtttttaaaatttttatttttatttttgaattCCGAACTGAAACCAGTTTAGGCTGGTGTGTGAAATCATAATATGCAGCTCTGCACCACAGCCTGCGTTTCTCCATATCTGGTTTATGATATCTAAAGTTTCAGTCGTCACACAAGCTTTATATTAATACATATCGACGTTGATCTAGAATGCTAATTAGTCAGTCGTCCTTCTTGATGTGTGTAATTTCTGAAGCTTTATTTTCTTACttaaaacaaatggaaaaaaaaaatatatacaaaaacgTATTCTGCCGATGTAATGCTCATAACAAACAATACATTAATGTTTACTTTACAGTTTATAGGCCAAGATCTTTTAATTACTTGTAAACCAGATTTCCAGAATCTTATTAAGTTCAAGTTTGTGTTTCACATTTAGTTTGTTAGTTGGAATAAATCATAGCTACTTTGTCAGTTGCTTGGTTAGTAACTTAGTTAATTATCTGTTATGTAAGCAAGGATATCGTcattaaacaataataataataataataagaagaataataataaaaatttaaaaaaagacccACAATACAGACCCTGCCAGTTTCGACCGAAGAAGGAACGTGGTCTCCAGACGGTAGGCAGAAACACCCTCTGGCACGTACAGGCCTCTAACCCCAAGTTCCCCCGTCTGTTTTGATGTGGGCGATTATTCCGTGACCTCTAACATGCATGCTCCCGTTCCCACAAACCAATGCCCGTagataaggaaaagaaaagaaaagaaacaacaagaaaagaaaaacgaaacaaaataagaaaacaaaatcctGAGAGAACAACGAGCTCTCTTATGAAAATATGTTTCCACCCCTTTCGTAAAACCATACAGGTAAAATGTTGACGTCTGAATTAAGCATACGTGTCTGCCGTGGACAGCCGCGAAACAAACCCGTGACAGAGCATTTCCCCTTACGTTCTTCCTCACCTGACACCAGGGGGTAAGACTGTGGTTCCATTATGGTCCCGGTAACACGGGTGGCTCTGTCTCAACTGGGCAGTCCGGTCGCTCTCTAACTGACGTCTCGGCTGTACACAGTCTTTTGCCGTTTTGAACGCTGTAATTCTGGGTGTCGCGGATTAATCTTTTGCACTGGGGAATGGGTCATTGCCAGATTTCCGTGAAGACAAAGCTAGCGGAAATAAAAGGCTGTTTGAGAGAAAGAACGTGACTGTTGAACCGACCCACTGGTCTTTGCTTggacagaacgagggagagaaaaaaaaggagggagagagagacagagagagagagatagtgtgtgtgtgtgtgtgtgtgtgtgtgttgcgtcctTGTGTGTATTGGCATGCGAGTTGGACATCCAACATGGGCCTGCATTATCTTCATTATAAACCACTGGTGTCAGAGATGGGAGTTGAAAATACGGCGGATGTGACTGCAGTCTGTCTATTGTCGTTCAAAGATGTTCGAGGCACGTCGACCAAATGTCGCTGGTGAAATCCACCCTTTATCAATTTCAAAGTATCCAGTAAACAAGCAGAGATATCTTCACAAGACGGGACCTTGGTGATGGTAATATCCATATCACAACAGAATTGTACTTTGGTCATATATATAGTTGTTGCTTATACCATATATCCAATGATAACACATCATGGCTTATTgggaagttggagaaggaggaTAACCGCGGAGCTGTTCATTTTGGATTCTTGTAGTGAGCAGTGTTTTTTTCACTGAGCAAAAAAGCTTACACGGTGTATAGAGTTCTCCCAGTCAGGAGTGTCTTATAACATTGTAATGCAGTCAaatcactactctctctctctcgctctctctctctctctctctctctctctctctctctctctctctctctctctcttctttgcagtgaatgtgatgctttgatttttgttcttcctttctcgtttgttgttatgtgatgctatttgcaattcatttgtttatacttCCCCCCAATGTTCTCCTTTTTGgggtctggatgaaaaaaaaaagcattgctgcttattctattaccctctcagtctaatatcatcatcttagatgaacaggttataaataaataaacgaacatctattaccctcagaaataagattcatttattcattcattcttctttttggCCACCACTATCGCCGCATAACCTTTCTTGACTGTTCTTCAGATATGGATGCAAAAATCTACACGTCCATTTTAGTGTTCGCGACTGAACCCAGCTGAAAACATCCTAACTGACTGCATGTAAATGTAGTCCGCCAAAGTCACATAAAACCAAACGCTAAAGGTTCATAAGTCCAAGACAGGTTCAAGTGATTTTTTATGCAGATTAGCAAACCATATCAACGTGTTCGGCTGTGTATGTATACTTCAGGTCAGCAAAAGATACTTTGTAGGACAATATctagtacgtatgtgtgtgtgtgagtgtgtgtgtgtgtgtgtgtgtgtgtgtgtgtgtgtgtgtgtgtgtgtgtgtgtgtgtgtaatatagacagattgatacacacacacacacacacacacagtgtgacacacacacacacacacacacacacacacacacacacacacacacacaaaacttgagTGTACTCTAAAGCACGAAACTTAATCTCCTGGAGCAGCAATGACGAATGAATTACCAGATTTCATGACAACAGTCTGTTAAAAGCTTATCTGTCATGTGCAGCAGCGGACACTATACCATGACATTTTATTGATCGTTCTCTGCTCACTGTGCGCACATAATGCACTAGAAATTACCACCTTTCCCCGTAAAACCCCCTTTAGAAGCTCACATGATCGACTATGGTTAAGCCAGACGCCAGATGTCGTGGAAAAGAATGAACTATTTTTGCATGTGAAAACGAAGATGTTCCGATCACCAGCATTGGTGGATGATTTGATAGGTCCGTTCgtgcgtgtttacgtgtgtgtgtgtgagagcgtgcgcgcgtgtgcgtgcgcgcgtgtgcgtgcgtgcgtgcgtgcgtgtgtgcgtgtgtgtgtgtgtgtgtgtgtgtgtgtgtgtgtgtgtgtgtgtgtgtgtgtgtgcggcatcgCTTCAGGAAAGAATCGTCGTCCTACGCCACGGAAATGTCTGCATCCTCTGAACTTTCCATGTGACTGCCATAAGGATCTCTTGTCCTccacaacgtctacacgaaaggcTTTGCAGACTTAAACAGCAATGGAGAAGTTCAGGTGCTTattcttgcggatgatggccttaTCTTCAAAACTTCAATGATACTCAAGAAAAAACTACAGccatccagaaacaactgaacaatatcgcccaatggtgcaaggacacagggtcttccatcaatccagcgaaagcccagaTATTGCTGTGCActcccaacaacaaaacagcgagcaaatcaccaccagccgtctcattcgacggaattcagatcgagaaaaccggctgcctatgctacctaggaatacagttcgacaggatgctgaccatCAGAAAACAGACTGAAAGCCCTGTTctaaaatgcaaaaagggtctttcagtcttaaaggcaatggcaaccaaaggcatcgaacaacgccacctcttcctgctataccaatcactcgtttctcgtttgggggggtgggggtggtggaaaggtAATGTGGATGatggggagcgtgtgtgtgtgtgtgtgtgtgtgtgtgtgtgtgtgtgtgtgtctgtgtgatcaattcatacgcctggaaaccaacatgccataaTTCTAACTGACTCAATAATTCTCATAAAacaaaattgaaagtggaatgggtagcccagagtggcatgaggcaacgCGCAACTTTCAAATAAAAAAACGTACATGGTCAAGGGAAAAGAGTGAACTAACaggcttgctggtaacgcaacaacaacgagcggc
The sequence above is a segment of the Babylonia areolata isolate BAREFJ2019XMU chromosome 19, ASM4173473v1, whole genome shotgun sequence genome. Coding sequences within it:
- the LOC143294170 gene encoding potassium voltage-gated channel protein Shaw-like, whose product is MTRPLREEHVWQASITMGPKNPTGRETKESEQAWSLPLLQRQSKAGERTMDPTPQLNHNLSDPSLPGEMISTFNIGGTIFETYQSTLRKLPNSPLSDGAFLYRYYRQDRDQYFFDRDPDVFGAILNYLRTGELHLPIKYCGPAVKTELEFWGVGEDEIEECCWTKYSAWTTTLEALKKLEKDRKVNIPRSVDQIDEDPSTDRSTLRQVQIRGWALLNSPHSSPAAQSYGRTSQIVYFVILFQIYSYLSLVFVVVSIFSFIAQTHPFFRVTVENANTSSQHEHNSTAKSRTQNVTSSAEETDAHPAMLYVDVTCLAFFVIEFLLRILFSPRKCKLFKLPMTVFELLALLPDLIEFGWRVFSPTLRATVSAVQVITFLRLLRVFRIFRLMRHFPGLWILFYTLKASIKELLLLLLFLCVGMLFFASIIYYTDDHNIFTSIPMACWWSIVTMTTVGYGDMSPSTSLGYLVGSMTAICGVLVIGFTVPVLVNNFILYYHHTQCAMNRENAKRKRDEIKLTMQRLNLSEDTGYKPFISEKLRATCPSNNLEGLSEEKVC